The Cytophagales bacterium region CCCTCTCGGTATCAAATTCTGAATGATAAATATTGATAATTGAAGATGTATCTAAATAAATATTTTTCATTCGCTTCTTCTTTCTTCTATGAGTGCATCACACACAGAGCCTTTTATACCTCTTGAAGCTTCCATTGATTTAAAAAAATTAAAATCATTCAAATCAAGCTTACCTTTACGATCTTTTTTTTGCTTTTTATCATCTTCAGGCAAAAAAGTGACTATTACATTCACTTCTTTTTTAAAAGGTACTTTATCCAGAAGATTAACAATACCGTTTTGATAAATTCCTTTAACTGCTATCATAGTTACTGATTTTTTTAATATTATTGTTTCAAATTTAATACTTTTTCAAATAACAAACAAATATAATTATTTAAAGCTTTAAAAACTATACGAAAGCCCAAAGGAAAAGGTTAAAAGATTTAAACGCCTATTGTCAAATACATCCACTTTTGAAAATGTGGTATAATAAGCCACCTGTATCGGAGTGAACCTTATTGATCGTGAAATTCTTATATCCAGGCCAATTCCACTCCCTAATCCTTTTTGTGTTGTACCAATGTTGGGTTCCTGATATATTATCATCTCATTGCCGGGCGTATCATTTATACTTATTTTATCACCTATCCTCACAATCTGAGAAATGTTGAGATTGATGAAAATATAGGGAGAAAAAATTGATTGAGGTAACGCATTGAGCTTTATACTTACCCCGGTGATATTTATTCGCTGCCTGTCAAAACCATAGTTACATGGATTGCTAAGAAATTTCGGACTTGCATTATCTTGGTTTTCATATGAGCATATATGAAATTGACCAATATCCGGACCCTTGTACTCAGGTATCCTTCTTTTTTTTATACCATTAAATCTTATACTATTATTGGTTAAGCCTACAGAAAAATGAGCATTCAATTTATAGTAAACGGTATAGCTTACGTTTAGTCCGACTTGATGCCCTTCATCAGGCGGTGGTGCAAAACCTATAAGCGGCTGAATGGTTATTTTTTTTATACCTTGTGCTGCTGAAAAGTTGACAGTAAACAATAGACAATTAACAAAAAGGGCTATAGCAATAAAGAGAAAGTTGACGCCAGGTATCCGGCCCCAGTTGTATAAAGAAGCAATCCAACGGGGTAAACATTTGGCAAAAAAAGAGATCAATTGTTTCATTTGTAAATAATTCATTTTTAACGCGAAATCAGTTTTAGGGTTCAAAAATTTCATTATCATTGAATTTAAAAACACCCCCACCGCAACCTAGCCCCCCCGCAATCATCGCAACTTTCTATCAAATCATCCAAACGAGCTACGTTAGCACAAGCCGGATCTCCATCTGCACCGTTTTTCAGCCATACAAAAGAAAGACCCCTGGAAACCATTTGATTATCTTCTCTGATCGTATAAACTTCAAATGGGATCTGATAGCAGGTTTTTAGTATATTTTTGGTAATACTTAGGTCAAGGAAAATAGAAAAGTTAACCTTACCCGAATCCAGCCCCATCAGATCATTACGCTGAAGCACGAACATACTATCAGAACACATTAGCTTTAATCCAACCCGGTTTACATAAAGATTTTCCCAATTATTCTCAAAATAAAAAGGGACGTTGAATTCTAACCTACCACTTAATAAAACCGGCACAACTTCAAAATAAATATAGCCTCTGGAGGTACCAGAGTTGTAAAAAGATATAGATATATGAAAAACAGTATCATACCCGGTTGGGGGAGGACAATCAGGACAATTAGGCTGATATGTAAAGCCAAAACTATCAACGGGCATTTTTTTCCATTCGCCAGACAATATAAGATGTTTTTCTACCAGATTTTCATCAAGCGTTTCCGGCATGTTTGCTTTTATATCCTGAAAGGTGAGGTTTTTGTCATATTCAAGCTTGCTGCAGGCTGTGAATATGAACACTATACTTAAAGACAGTAAAAGAATATAGAGTTTGCGATTGATCATAATTCAATGCCATTATTCCAATATTCCAGCAATAATAATGATTTCTGCTGAAAGAGGCTTTAATCCAAGCCAGGTCTTGGAAAAAATTTAGCTATTACTTGCCTTTATTTTTAAAAAGAAAATAAATACGAAATAATACATAAAAAAAAGTAGCAGTTCCCACTGCTGCTGTTACATACTGGTTGTATGTTGCAATATTCATAAATGTGATCAGCAACAACAAAATTAAATCGTATATCGTGTGTGATGATTCCATGATTTAGTAATTTTAAAATATAGCTTTTTTATAATACATTTGTAAATATACTAAAATAGTATTAATGTCAAGTTAATTTAGTAAAAAAACAAATATATTACAATATACTTAATATTCCAAATTTTAAAATCAAAATTGCAATCACTATATCAACAATTACCAAATAAATCTGGCCCCGTAGTTCAATGGATAGAATAGGAGTTTCCTAAACTCTAGATCCAGGTTCGATTCCTGGCGGGGTCACTAGTATAACGTTTCAATAAAATAGTAACATATAACAATACTATTAAATCCCAAACTCAAAATCCCAAATCCAAAATAAATCCCAATAACTAAATCCCAAATCCCAATTTCTCCATGCCTAAGGAGTGGCTTTTTTTTGGGATTTTTGACTTTGGATTTATTTTGGATTTTGAACTTGGGATTTTGGATTTATTTATTATTTAGTGCTTGTTATTTGGAATTTCCAGAACAAGATTATGTAAATGTTTTAATGAAACGCTGTACCAGTGTAGTGATTTTTTAATTGGTAAAGTATTTTCAGCGCTAAAACCTGACAAAATTCATGTATTTGTATGATTTGTATCATTTTCTTTGAATATCAATTCTATTCACATTTGCAAATATGTAATTGCTTACATATTTGAAAAATGGAAAAAATAGATATTAAAACATTAGAAGCATCAGCAAATATTTTTAAAGCTATCGCACATCCCATGCGTTTAGCAATAATTGATGCTTTAGAAGGAAAAGGAAGAATGAACGTTAAAGAAATATATGAAAACGTGGGATTAGTACAAACTGCGGCTTCCCGGCATCTGAGAATTTTAAAGGATAAGGGCATTTTGAACTGTACGAGAAATGGTAAAAATGTTTATTATTATTTACAATATCCGGACATTAAACTAGTGATACAAGGTATGCAAGGATGCGCTACGAGGTAATTTTTTTGCTTTTAAAATGTATGTATTTACATATATGTAATATTATAACTGTTATGTTTATATTTAATGTCATTGTGTCTTTGTTACCCTGATGCTAATTAAAATTATGCAATTATCAACCCCACAATGTCAACACTGTATAAATAGAGAGATAAACCCATTTCACTTCTGCAATACGGATGAAATTTCCAAGATCAATGATCATAAAACTTATTCTGTATATCAACGGGGGCAAGTTATTTTCCAGCAGGGGAGCAATCCGATTGGTTTGTTTTGTATTTATTCAGGAAAAGTAAAGATATATAAGCATGGAAGTGACGGTAAGGAACAAATAGTGCGCGTAGTGAAACCAGGAGGTTTTGTCGGATACAGGTCATTACTTGCCGAGACGCAATATTCAGCTTATGCTGCTGCCATGGAAGATGCGGCAATATGTTTGATACCAAGGCGCGAGTTCTTTTCATTGATGCATACTAACAATCGTGTTTCTGATGCTATGATGAAACTATTATGCAAGAATCTACAGGAAGCAGAAGAAAAAATAGTGGATATTGCTTACACTCCTATCAGGGGTAGAATTGCCGAAGCATTGTTATTACTGGAAAAATCTTACCGGGTTGATAATAACAAAAATGTCGTGGTACCCATTACCAGGAAGGACCTGGCAAGTATCGTAGGTACTGCCCAGGAATCAGCGATCCGATTATTATCTGAATTTAAGAGAGAAAAACTCATAGAAATTAACGGTAGAAAGATCACAATCATAGATACCAAAGGTTTACTGAGCATTGCTAACATTTATAATTAACACCTAAATATCTTTATTAAAAAAAACTCCTTTATTCTCTTTTCTTTGCAATGATTGTTGAATGCAAAGATAGGCAATTGTTACCATATTGCGTAATTCACACAACTGGGGTGAAAGTATGTTGGTATCATATAGACTTTTAGTTTCATTATAGATCAAGTCAATTCTTTTCATCGCTCGTTGTAGCCGTTCACTAGATCTTACGATACCTACATAATTGCTCATTATATTTCTTAATTCTTCGCAGTTGTGGGTAATTAAAACCTGTTCTTTGGGAGTTACAGTCCCCTGGGTATTCCAGTCAGGGATGTTTGTTTTGATTGAGATCTTTTTTATGGTTTTAATTGTATCCAGATAACAGTGTTGGGCAAAGACCAAAGCTTCCAGCAGTGAATTGGAAGCCAACCGGTTTGCACCATGCAAACCGGTAGATGCACACTCACCGCATGCATACAAATATTTGATAGATGTTCTGCCATGTGCATCTGTTTTAATGCCTCCACAAATATAATGTGCAGCGGGTACCACGGGAAGCATATCTTTGTTCATATCAATGCCCATGCTTTTACATT contains the following coding sequences:
- a CDS encoding helix-turn-helix transcriptional regulator — its product is MEKIDIKTLEASANIFKAIAHPMRLAIIDALEGKGRMNVKEIYENVGLVQTAASRHLRILKDKGILNCTRNGKNVYYYLQYPDIKLVIQGMQGCATR
- a CDS encoding Crp/Fnr family transcriptional regulator gives rise to the protein MLIKIMQLSTPQCQHCINREINPFHFCNTDEISKINDHKTYSVYQRGQVIFQQGSNPIGLFCIYSGKVKIYKHGSDGKEQIVRVVKPGGFVGYRSLLAETQYSAYAAAMEDAAICLIPRREFFSLMHTNNRVSDAMMKLLCKNLQEAEEKIVDIAYTPIRGRIAEALLLLEKSYRVDNNKNVVVPITRKDLASIVGTAQESAIRLLSEFKREKLIEINGRKITIIDTKGLLSIANIYN